In the genome of Manis javanica isolate MJ-LG chromosome 17, MJ_LKY, whole genome shotgun sequence, one region contains:
- the LDHD gene encoding probable D-lactate dehydrogenase, mitochondrial, which produces MGSSSTWPPAHTLWPYLVMASLLRAAPATWWLLPRRGYCSQGTQGGLSKGFVEALKAVVGSPHVSTATVVREQHGHDESIHRCQPPDAVVWPQNVEHVSQLAALCYGHGVPIIPFGTGTGLEGGVCAVQGGVCVNLTHMDQILELNPEDFSVVVEPGVTRKALNTYLRDSGLWFPVDPGADASLCGMVATAASGTNAVRYGTMRDNVLNLEVVLPGGQLLHTAGHGRYFRKSAAGYNLTGLFVGSEGTLGLITAATLRLHPAPEAIMAATCAFPSVQAAVDSTVHILQAAVPVARIEFLDDVTIDACNRYNKLNCSVAPTLFLEFHGSKQTLEEQLQRAEEITRHNGASHFSWAKEAEERNWLWTARHNAWYALLALRPSCKGYSTDVCVPISRLPEILVQTKEDLKASGLTGAIVGHVGDGNFHCIMLIDPEDAEEYCRVKAFAEQLGRHALALRGTCTGEHGIGLGKRQLLQEEVGTVGMEIMRQLKATLDPQGLMNPGKVL; this is translated from the exons ATGGGGTCAAGCTCCACCTGGCCACCAGCCCACACTCTCTGGCCCTACCTCGTTATGGCCAGCCTGCTTCGCGCTGCTCCTGCAACCTGGTGGCTGTTGCCCCGGAGGGGCTACTGCTCCCAGGGCACGCAG GGCGGACTCAGCAAGGGCTTTGTGGAGGCTCTGAAGGCAGTTGTGGGGAGCCCCCACGTGTCTACGGCCACAGTGGTCCGGGAGCAGCACGGGCACGATGAGTCCATACACAG GTGCCAACCTCCGGATGCTGTGGTGTGGCCTCAGAACGTGGAGCACGTCAGCCAGCTGGCAGCCCTGTGTTACGGCCACGGCGTGCCCATCATCCCATTCGGCACGGGCACCGGGCTTGAAGGGGGAGTCTGCGCGGTGCAG GGTGGCGTGTGTGTCAACCTGACCCACATGGACCAAATCCTGGAACTGAATCCAGAAGACTTCTCTGTGGTGGTGGAGCCTGGTGTCACCCGTAAAGCTCTTAACACCTACCTGCGGGACAGCGGCCTCTGGTTTCCTGTGG ACCCAGGTGCAGATGCCTCTCTCTGTGGCATGGTGGCCACTGCGGCCTCGGGTACTAACGCTGTGCGCTATGGCACCATGCGGGACAACGTGCTGAACCTGGAGGTGGTGCTGCCTGGCGGGCAGCTTCTTCACACTGCAGGCCATGGCCGTTACTTCCG GAAGAGCGCAGCTGGCTACAACCTCACAGGGCTCTTTGTGGGCTCTGAGGGGACTCTGGGACTCATCACAGCTGCCACCCTGCGCCTGCACCCTGCCCCTGAGGCTATTATGGCTGCCACCTGTGCATTCCCCAGTGTCCAGGCGGCTGTGGACAGCACTGTACACATCCTCCAGGCTGCAGTGCCCGTGGCGCGCATTG AGTTCCTGGATGATGTCACGATAGATGCCTGCAACAGGTATAACAAACTGAACTGCTCTGTGGCACCCACACTCTTCCTTGAGTTCCATGgttccaagcagacactggaagaGCAGCTGCAGCGGGCAG AGGAGATCACCCGGCACAATGGAGCCTCCCACTTCTCCTGGGCCAAGGAGGCTGAGGAGCGCAACTGGCTTTGGACGGCACGTCACAACGCCTGGTATGCACTCCTGGCCCTGCGGCCAAGCTGCAAG GGCTATTCCACCGATGTGTGTGTGCCCATCTCCCGGCTACCGGAGATCCTAGTGCAGACCAAGGAGGACCTGAAGGCCTCAGGACTCACAG GAGCCATTGTTGGACACGTGGGCGATGGGAATTTCCACTGCATCATGCTGATAGACCCGGAGGATGCTGAGGAGTACTGCAGGGTCAAGGCCTTTGCAGAACAGCTGGGCAG GCATGCACTGGCACTCCGTGGGACGTGTACTGGGGAGCATGGCATTGGGCTGGGTAAGCGGCAGCTACTGCAGGAAGAGGTGGGCACCGTGGGCATGGAGATCATGCGGCAGCTTAAGGCCACGCTGGATCCCCAAGGGCTCATGAACCCAGGCAAGGTGCTGTGA